ACCACTCCACGTCCGCAACCACCGACGAAACCGCGCACCACCCGTCACCGCGTGACTTCCCGAGGAACCGGCGGAGCTCAGCGCATCACGAGGTTTGGCGGGCGTTTGCCGTCGAGCACCGCCACTACGCCCTCGCACGCGAGTTGCGCCATGCGCCGGCGTGTTGCCTGGCTCGCGCTGCCGATGTGCGGGAGCAACACGGCGTGCGGTGCAGCCAGCAACCGCGGATGTACCTCGGGCTCGCGTTCGTACACGTCGATGCCCGCGCCGAAGATCGTGCCGTCCTCGAGCGCGATCGCCAGTGCTTCCTCGTCGACGACCGGGCCCCGAGAGGTGTTCACGAGCACCGCGCTGCGCTTCATCAACGTCAGGCGCCGCGCGTCGATGAGGTGGGTCGTCTCCGGTGTGAGCGGAACGTGGAGCGTGACCACATCGGACGCGCGGAGGAGCTCGTCGAGATCCTCGACCCATCCCGTGATGCCGGTGTCGCGCCGCGTGTGGTGCAGCACCTCCATGCCGAACCCGGCGGCGCGGCGCGCAACGGCCTGCCCTATTCGACCAAAGCCGACAACGCCGAGCATGCGGCCGTGCACGTCGACCCCGAGGAACCGGTCCATGCGGAATCCCGACCACCGTCCTTGCCGCAGGTCGGCCTCGGCGTCGGATGCGCGCCGGGCTGCCGCCAGGATCAACAGGAACGCGAGATCGGCGGTGGTCTCGTCGAGTACGCCAGGTGTGTTGCACACCGCGATGCCGAGGTCGGCCGCGGCGGCAACGTCGATGTTGTCGTAGCCCACGGCCACATCGGCAACGACCTGTAGGCGCGGCACGCCGGCACGCAGCAGCGCGGCGTCGATCCGGTCGGTCAGGACGCACACGATCGCGTCGACCTCGGCCGCCGCGGCAACCAGTTCCTCGGGTGTGAGCGGCACGTCGTCGGGATGGGGCGGCACGATCTCGTGACCGGCCGCGACGAGCGGGTCGAGCCCACCCTCAGGAAGCTGCCGGGTAACCAGCACACGCGCCACGGAACGCAGCGTACGCGGCATCATCGACCGGGATGACCCGTTGCGCGGTGAGCGACCTGAATGTACCGTATCGCCGCTCCTGGGCAGCAGGCTGCGGGGAAGCGGGGAATGCGAGCGGACAACGACGGCGAGCTCATCGATCTCCGCGAGGTCGTCGTCGAGCACCGCGCCCAGATCTTCCGGTTCGCACGCTCGTTGACCCGCAGCGACGCCGACGCCGAGGACCTCGCGCAGAGCGCGCTCGTGCGCGCGCTGCAACGCGGTCCCCTCTCGTGCAACGCCGAACAGGCGAAGTGGTACGTGCTGCGTATCGTGCGCAACCTCGCCATCGATCAGGCCCGCGCTCGCGCGCGGATGTCCGTCGAGCCGCATGCGACGCTGCCCGACACACCGGCCCCCGACTCGCTCCCCGAAGAGCTGGTGCTCGGCGCCGCCGACGACGTCATCCCACGCGCCGCATTCGACGGCCTCGAGCCGCAGCATCGAGAGGTGCTCCGGCTGCGGTTCCTCGAAGAGCTCGGCTACGACAAGGTGGCGGAGCGCCTCGACGTCACCGAGCACGCGGCCCGCCAGCGCGTCTACCGCGCGATGCAGGCCCTCCGAGCGGCGCTGCGCTTCCGG
This portion of the Acidimicrobiia bacterium genome encodes:
- a CDS encoding D-glycerate dehydrogenase, whose protein sequence is MARVLVTRQLPEGGLDPLVAAGHEIVPPHPDDVPLTPEELVAAAAEVDAIVCVLTDRIDAALLRAGVPRLQVVADVAVGYDNIDVAAAADLGIAVCNTPGVLDETTADLAFLLILAAARRASDAEADLRQGRWSGFRMDRFLGVDVHGRMLGVVGFGRIGQAVARRAAGFGMEVLHHTRRDTGITGWVEDLDELLRASDVVTLHVPLTPETTHLIDARRLTLMKRSAVLVNTSRGPVVDEEALAIALEDGTIFGAGIDVYEREPEVHPRLLAAPHAVLLPHIGSASQATRRRMAQLACEGVVAVLDGKRPPNLVMR
- a CDS encoding RNA polymerase sigma factor; translation: MRADNDGELIDLREVVVEHRAQIFRFARSLTRSDADAEDLAQSALVRALQRGPLSCNAEQAKWYVLRIVRNLAIDQARARARMSVEPHATLPDTPAPDSLPEELVLGAADDVIPRAAFDGLEPQHREVLRLRFLEELGYDKVAERLDVTEHAARQRVYRAMQALRAALRFRPT